In Vigna angularis cultivar LongXiaoDou No.4 chromosome 8, ASM1680809v1, whole genome shotgun sequence, one DNA window encodes the following:
- the LOC108343813 gene encoding NAC domain-containing protein 92: MEENLPPGFRFHPTDEELITCYLTKKVSDSSFTSKAIAVVDLNKSEPWDLPGKASMGEKEWYFFSLRDRKYPTGLRTNRATESGYWKTTGKDKEIYRTGVLVGMKKTLVFYRGRAPRGEKSNWVMHEYRLENKHHLRPSKDEWVVCRVFQKSLLVKKPQQTNSSQPDSPCDTVSVVNEFGDVELPNLNSIANSSGGLTDNISGHSFMNADMSNSVNTSMNLAMNWAVANDVHQVPSLPSLPWPSGLLSPSISSVNSLLLKALQLRSYQQREAAAAAAATDQFASFMGQGVSQVGTDLSSNLTASSSKVQECMPQQQQQEQPFNLDSIW, translated from the exons ATGGAGGAAAATCTGCCTCCTGGATTCAGGTTCCATCCTACAGACGAAGAACTCATCACATGTTATCTTACAAAGAAGGTTTCTGATTCTAGCTTCACATCCAAAGCTATAGCAGTCGTTGATCTCAACAAATCTGAACCATGGGACCTACCAG GTAAGGCTTCAATGGGTGAAAAAGAGTGGTACTTCTTTAGCTTAAGAGACAGAAAGTATCCAACTGGACTTCGGACAAACCGAGCGACTGAATCAGGTTACTGGAAAACAACAGGAAAAGACAAGGAAATTTATCGTACTGGTGTTTTGGTCGGAATGAAGAAAACCCTAGTCTTCTATAGAGGTAGAGCTCCAAGGGGAGAGAAAAGTAATTGGGTCATGCACGAATATAGACTCGAAAACAAGCATCACTTGAGACCTTCCAAG GATGAATGGGTGGTTTGCAGGGTTTTCCAGAAGAGCTTACTGGTGAAGAAACCACAGCAAACAAACTCATCACAACCAGATTCTCCATGTGACACAGTCTCAGTGGTCAATGAATTTGGTGATGTTGAGCTTCCTAATCTAAATAGCATTGCAAATTCTTCAGGTGGACTCACTGACAATATTTCAGGACACAGTTTCATGAATGCTGATATGAGTAATAGTGTTAACACAAGCATGAACTTGGCAATGAATTGGGCAGTTGCAAATGATGTTCATCAGGTCCCCTCTCTTCCATCACTACCATGGCCTTCTGGGTTGCTAAGTCCAAGCATTTCTTCTGTAAATTCTTTGCTTCTCAAGGCATTGCAACTTAGAAGTTATCAACAAAGagaagcagcagcagcagcagcagctaCAGATCAATTTGCATCATTTATGGGTCAAGGAGTTTCCCAAGTTGGAACTGACCTAAGTTCAAATCTGACAGCATCTTCTTCAAAAGTTCAAGAATGTATGCCACAGCAGCAGCAACAGGAGCAACCATTCAATTTGGACTCCATTTGGTGA
- the LOC108343812 gene encoding uncharacterized protein LOC108343812 isoform X1, whose product MPCSKEEALVRLFYNVSSSFHLLFLLLFSSSLLLINFLNFIASFTIFQRDHHYEYVSSEYDEEEEEEEEIQERYSYEHDSGESDHLVADIIGGGETLLFVHNDQPLRTHSSSDEFTSPRDSLVEEELEENYSTETLSFHKSPVVSDIENVQEVEEFPAEDADSVPNSVPDESRPTSPITLNLYKSDSPDSDKNCDEDRVGIGIVENKKLQEESLTRDERFLVYDRTQLEAKKLIVQEKDDEEIFGDSCTVGSTSKSSSEWRSSINCRDSGTDDPFSSSSRRSCPKWESYTVFQKYDEEMSFQDRISAQKLQEIESLRSIKVSPRSISERIVFKFSSMNKKPNDTRNNPYHELEAAYVAQICSTWEALNWNYKNFQSKRASRSHDVDVGCPATIAQRLQQFQVLLQRYIETEPYEHGRRPEIYARVRNLAPKLLLVPEYRESEDDEREENGVQSKISSASFLTIMEDGIRTFMSFLKADKEKPSQIFAAYFRRNRRPLVDPTLLRLIKKVNQKKKMKVKELGRSRKCLRKRKLKGEEEMEILMALIDLKVVSRVLRMSELSEEQLHWCEEKMRKVRVVEGKLQRDSSPLFFPAH is encoded by the exons ATGCCATGTTCCAAAGAAGAAGCTCTTGTTAGACTCTTCTACAATGTCTCTAGCTCCTTCCACCTTCTCTTTCTcctcctcttctcttcttcccttTTGCTTATCAACTTCTTGAACTTCATTGCCAGCTTCACCATCTTCCAAAG AGATCACCACTATGAGTATGTGTCTTCTGAGtacgatgaagaagaagaagaagaagaagaaattcaagaaagatACTCTTATGAGCATGATTCTGGTGAGTCAGATCACCTGGTAGCTGACATCATTGGTGGTGGAGAAACCCTTTTGTTTGTGCACAACGACCAGCCTCTGAGGACTCATTCTTCTTCTGATGAATTCACAAGCCCCCGTGATAGCCTTGTTGAAGAAGAGTTAGAAGAAAACTATTCAACAGAAACCTTGTCTTTTCACAAGTCACCTGTGGTCTCAGACATAGAAAATGTACAAGAGGTAGAAGAATTTCCAGCTGAAGATGCTGATTCTGTTCCAAATTCTGTCCCTGATGAAAGCAGGCCCACATCGCCCATCACCCTGAACCTCTACAAAAGTGACTCACCAGACAGTGACAAAAACTGTGACG AAGATCGTGTTGGAATTGGAATTGTTGAAAATAAGAAGCTGCAAGAGGAAAGCCTCACACGAGATGAGAGATTCTTGGTCTATGATCGTACCCAATTGGAGGCCAAGAAGCTCATTGTTCAGGAAAAGGATGATGAAGAAATATTCGGTGACTCATGCACTGTTGGATCCACTTCTAAGAGTTCCTCTGAGTGGAGGAGCTCTATTAACTGCAGAGATTCTGGAACTGATGACCCTTTTTCTTCCTCATCAAGAAGAAGTTGTCCCAAGTGGGAATCATACACAGTTTTCCAAAAGTATGATGAAGAAATGTCATTCCAAGATAGAATTAGTGCACAGAAACTTCAAGAAATTG AATCTTTAAGGTCTATCAAGGTATCTCCAAGGTCAATTTCAGAGCGCATTGTGTTCAAGTTTTCAAGTATGAACAAGAAACCAAATGATACACGTAACAACCCATATCATGAACTTGAGGCAGCATATGTTGCACAAATTTGCTCAACATGGGAAGCTCTTAATTGGAACTACAAGAATTTTCAATCCAAGCGAGCTTCACGAAGTCATGATGTTGATGTGGGTTGTCCAGCCACCATTGCACAGAGATTACAACAATTTCAAGTGTTGTTGCAGAGATACATAGAAACCGAGCCTTATGAGCATGGTAGAAGACCAGAGATCTATGCTAGAGTGAGGAATTTAGCTCCAAAATTGCTACTAGTACCAGAATATCGAG AATCAGAAGAtgatgagagagaagaaaacggTGTTCAGTCAAAAATATCATCAGCTTCATTTCTTACGATAATGGAAGATGGGATCAGAACATTCATGAGTTTTCTGAAGGCTGATAAAGAGAAACCAAGTCAGATATTCGCAGCTTACTTTCGGAGAAACCGAAGACCCTTGGTTGATCCAACACTTCTACGCCTCATCAAGAAAGTTAATCAAAAG aagaagatgaaagtgAAGGAGCTTGGACGTTCGAGAAAATGCTTGAGGAAGAGAAAGCTGAAGGGAGAAGAAGAGATGGAGATTTTGATGGCACTGATAGACCTGAAAGTGGTGTCAAGGGTTTTGAGAATGAGTGAGTTAAGTGAGGAACAGTTGCATTGGTGTGAAGAGAAGATGAGGAAAGTAAGAGTGGTGGAAGGAAAACTACAAAGAGATTCTTCTCCACTTTTTTTCCCTGCACATTGA
- the LOC128193807 gene encoding secreted RxLR effector protein 161-like, whose protein sequence is MQTTILMLEKNSSKGEDLPVKEKIEYEHQEISNLLHGWVIMFLAKLDVKSAFLHGDLNEDVYVEQPKGYEMKGYKMSKDGTRNFVDETYYKQLVSSLMYLTATRPDMMFVTFLISRYMAKPLDIHLQVAKRALRYLKGTVNYGIYYKTTESGELLAFTDSDYAGDMEDRKSTSGYVFLMGLGVVSWCSKKQPIVTLSTTEAEFVATVVCAC, encoded by the exons ATGCAGACAACAATATTGATGTTGGAGAAGAATTCCAGTAAAGGAGAAGATCTTCCAGTGAAGGAGAAGATCGAGTACGAGCATCAAGAAATAAGCAACCTCCTACATGGATGGGTGATTATGTTCCTGGCGAAG CTAGATGTTAAGTCGGCTTTCCTTCATGGTGACCTTAACGAGGATGTTTATGTGGAGCAACCAAAAGGGTATGAAATGAAGG GTTACAAAATGAGCAAAGATGGAACCAGAAATTTTGTTGATGAAACTTATTACAAGCAGTTGGTTAGTAGTTTGATGTATCTCACTGCCACAAGACCTGATATGATGTTTGTTACATTTCTCATAAGTAGATATATGGCAAAACCATTGGATATTCACCTGCAGGTAGCTAAAAGAGCCTTACGATACTTGAAAGGAACTGTGAATTATGGAATTTATTATAAGACAACAGAAAGTGGTGAGCTATTAGCTTTCACAGACAGTGACTATGCAGGGGATATGGAAGATAGGAAGAGTACATCCggttatgtatttttaatggGGTTAGGTGTTGTCTCATGGTGTTCCAAAAAACAACCTATTGTAACTTTATCAACCACAGAAGCAGAATTTGTAGCAACTGTTGTTTGTGCTTGTTAA
- the LOC108343812 gene encoding uncharacterized protein LOC108343812 isoform X2 produces MPCSKEEALVRLFYNVSSSFHLLFLLLFSSSLLLINFLNFIASFTIFQRDHHYEYVSSEYDEEEEEEEEIQERYSYEHDSGESDHLVADIIGGGETLLFVHNDQPLRTHSSSDEFTSPRDSLVEEELEENYSTETLSFHKSPVVSDIENVQEVEEFPAEDADSVPNSVPDESRPTSPITLNLYKSDSPDSDKNCDDRVGIGIVENKKLQEESLTRDERFLVYDRTQLEAKKLIVQEKDDEEIFGDSCTVGSTSKSSSEWRSSINCRDSGTDDPFSSSSRRSCPKWESYTVFQKYDEEMSFQDRISAQKLQEIESLRSIKVSPRSISERIVFKFSSMNKKPNDTRNNPYHELEAAYVAQICSTWEALNWNYKNFQSKRASRSHDVDVGCPATIAQRLQQFQVLLQRYIETEPYEHGRRPEIYARVRNLAPKLLLVPEYRESEDDEREENGVQSKISSASFLTIMEDGIRTFMSFLKADKEKPSQIFAAYFRRNRRPLVDPTLLRLIKKVNQKKKMKVKELGRSRKCLRKRKLKGEEEMEILMALIDLKVVSRVLRMSELSEEQLHWCEEKMRKVRVVEGKLQRDSSPLFFPAH; encoded by the exons ATGCCATGTTCCAAAGAAGAAGCTCTTGTTAGACTCTTCTACAATGTCTCTAGCTCCTTCCACCTTCTCTTTCTcctcctcttctcttcttcccttTTGCTTATCAACTTCTTGAACTTCATTGCCAGCTTCACCATCTTCCAAAG AGATCACCACTATGAGTATGTGTCTTCTGAGtacgatgaagaagaagaagaagaagaagaaattcaagaaagatACTCTTATGAGCATGATTCTGGTGAGTCAGATCACCTGGTAGCTGACATCATTGGTGGTGGAGAAACCCTTTTGTTTGTGCACAACGACCAGCCTCTGAGGACTCATTCTTCTTCTGATGAATTCACAAGCCCCCGTGATAGCCTTGTTGAAGAAGAGTTAGAAGAAAACTATTCAACAGAAACCTTGTCTTTTCACAAGTCACCTGTGGTCTCAGACATAGAAAATGTACAAGAGGTAGAAGAATTTCCAGCTGAAGATGCTGATTCTGTTCCAAATTCTGTCCCTGATGAAAGCAGGCCCACATCGCCCATCACCCTGAACCTCTACAAAAGTGACTCACCAGACAGTGACAAAAACTGTGACG ATCGTGTTGGAATTGGAATTGTTGAAAATAAGAAGCTGCAAGAGGAAAGCCTCACACGAGATGAGAGATTCTTGGTCTATGATCGTACCCAATTGGAGGCCAAGAAGCTCATTGTTCAGGAAAAGGATGATGAAGAAATATTCGGTGACTCATGCACTGTTGGATCCACTTCTAAGAGTTCCTCTGAGTGGAGGAGCTCTATTAACTGCAGAGATTCTGGAACTGATGACCCTTTTTCTTCCTCATCAAGAAGAAGTTGTCCCAAGTGGGAATCATACACAGTTTTCCAAAAGTATGATGAAGAAATGTCATTCCAAGATAGAATTAGTGCACAGAAACTTCAAGAAATTG AATCTTTAAGGTCTATCAAGGTATCTCCAAGGTCAATTTCAGAGCGCATTGTGTTCAAGTTTTCAAGTATGAACAAGAAACCAAATGATACACGTAACAACCCATATCATGAACTTGAGGCAGCATATGTTGCACAAATTTGCTCAACATGGGAAGCTCTTAATTGGAACTACAAGAATTTTCAATCCAAGCGAGCTTCACGAAGTCATGATGTTGATGTGGGTTGTCCAGCCACCATTGCACAGAGATTACAACAATTTCAAGTGTTGTTGCAGAGATACATAGAAACCGAGCCTTATGAGCATGGTAGAAGACCAGAGATCTATGCTAGAGTGAGGAATTTAGCTCCAAAATTGCTACTAGTACCAGAATATCGAG AATCAGAAGAtgatgagagagaagaaaacggTGTTCAGTCAAAAATATCATCAGCTTCATTTCTTACGATAATGGAAGATGGGATCAGAACATTCATGAGTTTTCTGAAGGCTGATAAAGAGAAACCAAGTCAGATATTCGCAGCTTACTTTCGGAGAAACCGAAGACCCTTGGTTGATCCAACACTTCTACGCCTCATCAAGAAAGTTAATCAAAAG aagaagatgaaagtgAAGGAGCTTGGACGTTCGAGAAAATGCTTGAGGAAGAGAAAGCTGAAGGGAGAAGAAGAGATGGAGATTTTGATGGCACTGATAGACCTGAAAGTGGTGTCAAGGGTTTTGAGAATGAGTGAGTTAAGTGAGGAACAGTTGCATTGGTGTGAAGAGAAGATGAGGAAAGTAAGAGTGGTGGAAGGAAAACTACAAAGAGATTCTTCTCCACTTTTTTTCCCTGCACATTGA
- the LOC108343788 gene encoding uncharacterized protein LOC108343788, whose product MNQCGYQQKKTLTTCEEMRMESVVCPKPRRLGLMNHSTFDNHIRPFRPPFINYQSEIEDSGVGAELMDIILPKRSGGQLASSPPFYCGSPPSRASNPVIQDEQFGNGIENFGPFSLAPLSPSSSARGCVRMKFGHTPAAVRIEGFDCLSRDRRNCSISAVA is encoded by the exons atgaaTCAGTGTGGTTATCAGCAGAAGAAGACCTTGACAACCTGCGAGGAGATGAGGATGGAATCAGTGGTGTGCCCTAAACCTCGAAGATTGGGCCTCATGAACCACTCAACCTTTGATAACCACATCAGACCCTTCAGGCCACCCTTTATCAA CTACCAATCAGAAATTGAAGATTCAGGAGTTGGGGCTGAGCTTATGGACATCATTCTCCCTaag AGATCTGGAGGGCAATTGGCCTCATCACCCCCATTTTACTGTGGATCTCCACCCAGCAGAGCCTCAAACCCTGTGATTCAAGATGAGCAATTTGGTAATGGTATTGAGAATTTTGGTCCATTCAGCTTGGCACCCCTTTCACCATCTTCCTCAGCCAGAGGTTGTGTGAGGATGAAGTTTGGTCACACCCCAGCTGCAGTGAGGATCGAAGGTTTTGATTGCCTCAGCAGGGATAGGCGCAACTGCAGCATTTCTGCCGTtgcttaa